The Oceanispirochaeta sp. genome contains the following window.
TGACACACGAACAATGGCTATCTATGAGGACAGAAGGGATCGGAGGCTCTGAGGCTGCAGGGGTGATGAACATGAGCAAATATAGCAGCCCTCTCACGGTGGCAATGGAAAAGACAGGCAGAATAAAGCCTGATGACATTTCCCAGGAAGACCCCATAATCATGGGGAACCTCATGGAGCCTCTGATCCGGAACAACATTGTCAAGCCGATCCTTAAACAGAGACTTGACCTTGATGTTGAAGTCATCGATCCGACTCACATGTACCGCTCTGACATTTATCCATGGATGATTATCAATACTGACGGGTTTTTAATTGTTACAACAAAGCTAAAAGAAGGTGAAGAGCCTGGAGATTGCGGAACTGAAGCAAAACTAATCGGCCTGGAACTGAAATTCCGTTCATCCTATATGCTCCAATACTACGGGGGCCGGGACGGTTCAGAGGTTATGGACTCAGACTATTGTCAGGTTCAGCATTACATGGCCGGGACCGGGCTTGATGAGTTCCTGGTTTTCGCAATGTGTGGAAGCCTCCCGGTTATCCGCTTTGTCCCCAGGAATGATAAGTTTATCATAGCACTGGTAGAAGAAGAGAGGAAACTCTGGGAAATAATTCAGGAAAATAACATAATGAATTTCCCAGCTCCGAACGGATCGGATGCAGATCAGAAAGTAGTTGACCATCTTGGCAGACCTCAGTCAGAAGAAGCCGCAATGATCCCACAGGATGAGGAAAAGATGGTATTACATAAATACCTTGGATCAGAGATCAAGAGGCTCACAGAGGACAGGAAACGCATTCAGCAGGAAATCCTTATGGATATGGGAATCCACAAATACGGGGAGACTGACAACATGATGGTGACAAACTCACGCTTCCCCGTGACAAGACTAGACGGGAAACGGCTCAGGCTTGAAAAACCTGAGATAGCAGAGGAATACAGCAACACTACTGAATCATCAAGGTTCAGTGTTAAGGAGAGATGAGTATGAATATATTTTATGTTTTTGATGAGATTGACAGTGAATCTTTGAGAGCGCCTTTTGATAAAAAAAAAGGAGAGGGATGGATTAAATCGACGGTTGATATAATACCAAGAATAGGTGAATGGGTTGATTTGCCTGTTGGGGAAGAATATTCAGAATTAAAAAATGATTTAGGTCAATGGTGCTGTGATCTTAATACTGTTGTTAATGTTGCATATTACATTAAATATAATGCAGTTGTGATAACTCTTGGATATGGAGTAAGTGAATCATGACCATAACAAAATACACAAAAGGCGGCCCGGTAGCTCACGACATTCAGTATCTTCATGAGGAATGCATCCTGAGATTTGGATCAGATGATGAACCAAAACAGACCATGATACAGGCTCATAATGACCTTAATAAACTGGCTGGATCAATCTGTGGTAAAGCCGTCAGAGTCGAAAAGGTCAGCTGGACCCGTTCAAGGGGTGAGACCAATATCACCATAGAATGCACAGCAGCCGCAGAGAACGGGGAGGAAATGACAATCAAGCTGCCGAAGATCGGATGGAGGGACAGTATCAGGAATGTGGGAGATATTTCAGAGAGAATACAGATCCATCACGGAATTGAGGAAGCGGATATTCTGATCCTTCAGCAGTTTGAATATTCCCTTCAGGACTATGTAAAGACCGGATCAGGTCAGCTTGATTTCGGCTTTCAGGAGGTAATGTGATGCCATGCGGAAAATATGCAGGGATGACAATTCGACAGATAAACAGGCTTAGAAATAAAAACAGTAAAAGGAGAATTAAATGAACGTAGAAGGCAAAGACGCAACGGAAAAGACAAAACAGGTACAGGCGAAAGCACCGACTATTTACGGCTTGATCACGAGTACCAAGGATGAATTTGGGAAAGCACTCCCGGCTCATGTGGACAAGGAAAGATTTGTCAGAATCGCAATGACAGCTATCCGGACCAATCCGAAACTTGCACAGGCAAATCCTACCAGCTTAATGGGCGCATTGATGACGGCGGCTCAGCTTGGATTGGAACCCAATACACCGCTCGGCCAGGCTTATCTGATCCCGTACGGATCAGAGGTTCAGTTTCAGCTCGGGTACAAAGGACTCCTGGATCTTGCCTACAGATCGAAACAGTACAAGCGTATAAATGCCCGTGTAGTGGACA
Protein-coding sequences here:
- a CDS encoding YqaJ viral recombinase family protein; amino-acid sequence: MRTEGIGGSEAAGVMNMSKYSSPLTVAMEKTGRIKPDDISQEDPIIMGNLMEPLIRNNIVKPILKQRLDLDVEVIDPTHMYRSDIYPWMIINTDGFLIVTTKLKEGEEPGDCGTEAKLIGLELKFRSSYMLQYYGGRDGSEVMDSDYCQVQHYMAGTGLDEFLVFAMCGSLPVIRFVPRNDKFIIALVEEERKLWEIIQENNIMNFPAPNGSDADQKVVDHLGRPQSEEAAMIPQDEEKMVLHKYLGSEIKRLTEDRKRIQQEILMDMGIHKYGETDNMMVTNSRFPVTRLDGKRLRLEKPEIAEEYSNTTESSRFSVKER
- a CDS encoding recombinase RecT, which encodes MNVEGKDATEKTKQVQAKAPTIYGLITSTKDEFGKALPAHVDKERFVRIAMTAIRTNPKLAQANPTSLMGALMTAAQLGLEPNTPLGQAYLIPYGSEVQFQLGYKGLLDLAYRSKQYKRINARVVDKADEFAYEYGLDERLHHKPSAKPTGESVYYYAVYELDNGGKSFVVWSKQKIEDHAKKFSKAFTSGPWKTNFDAMACMTVLLDLLKSAPKSTEAAQAVASDNMTVRMDMADPEHHLDVDGDFEAV